A genomic window from Cotesia glomerata isolate CgM1 linkage group LG7, MPM_Cglom_v2.3, whole genome shotgun sequence includes:
- the LOC123269693 gene encoding collagen alpha-1(XV) chain-like → MGSTPLFKQSLDNDEFRPVCTPFLASTELRLAALNEPTTGDMHGLSGADFACYRQARRAGLKGTFRAFLSSRVQNIDSIVRPSDRDLPIVNMKGEVLFNSWKEMFNGNDAYFSSNPRIYSFNGKNILTDFTW, encoded by the exons atggggtctactccgCTGTTCAAACagtcgcttgataacgacgagttcaggcccgtttgcacgccttTCCTCGCCAGCACTGAG ctTCGCCTCGCAGCTTTGAATGAACCAACTACCGGTGACATGCATGGTTTAAGTGGAGCTGACTTTGCTTGTTACCGACAAGCAAGACGAGCTGGATTAAAAGGAACGTTTCGagcatttttgagctctagaGTACAAAATATCGACAGTATAGTTAGGCCGAGTGATCGAGATTTGCCAATTGTGAACATGAAAGGTGAAGTTCTGTTTAATTCTTGGAAAGAAATGTTTAATGGAAATGATGCATACTTTTCATCTAATCCAAGAATATACAGTTTTAATGGCAAGAATATCCTGACTGACTTCACTTGGTAA